One Candidatus Firestonebacteria bacterium RIFOXYD2_FULL_39_29 DNA window includes the following coding sequences:
- a CDS encoding pyrophosphatase, translating to MSASEASLVLPEFGPHENRVLFYVFCAALIALLYGVILVVKVMRQPAGPKALTDVADAIEQGSMAYLKQQSKIMGIFVLIVFVTLLSMYYYGTFRDDPKRMELSWGIAVAFVAGVICSYGAGFVGMKLAVKGNVRTANAALTSFSKCLRVSFDAGAVSGMFTVGFGLLGATIIFVLFKQDAMKVLIGFGFGGSLAALFMRVGGGIYTKAADVGADLVGKVEAGIPEDDPRNAATIADNVGDNVGDCAGMAADMFESYEVTLVAAIILAASLGGDKALPFIMFALLIRALGVFTSIIGTWFVRGNDKAKVFDPMKPIIIGYCVSAALSIMGFFALSHKMFYDGGASWLWVKLALITSIGILLAVATLILTNIFTHPDKRAVTETAIATKTGPATLILNGLAEGMESSVWAIVLICGTIVSSLVIFKGDPGMAAFGVALSGLGLLATTGFVLAMDTFGPITDNAHGIFEMSKIKATKASETLAWMDAIGNTTKALTKGLAIATAVIAATALFRSYIDEAKLVATGIQINIPEIFVGLMIGAAVPMLFSSFMLKAVGRAAFLVVQEVRRQFKMHPGIMKGKELPEYGPCVAIVTEAAQRELVGPGILAVATPVLVAYTLGVGALGGYLVGTIVMGQLLAVFMSNTGGLWDNAKKKIEDGFMGGKGTDSHKAAVIGDTVGDPFKDTAGPAINPMIKVMNLVAIILAPIAPAAVISMSDADFGKKVIIALVCLAALGYAFVANRRGSLLNKEVASAGKKSKSKKK from the coding sequence ATGAGCGCAAGTGAAGCTAGCCTCGTGCTGCCTGAATTCGGGCCGCATGAAAATAGGGTGCTTTTCTATGTGTTTTGCGCCGCACTTATTGCACTGCTTTATGGTGTAATACTTGTAGTAAAAGTAATGAGGCAGCCGGCAGGTCCGAAAGCCCTGACGGACGTTGCAGATGCCATAGAACAGGGTTCAATGGCGTATCTTAAACAACAGAGCAAAATAATGGGTATATTTGTTTTAATTGTTTTTGTAACTCTGCTTTCTATGTACTACTATGGTACCTTTAGGGATGATCCAAAAAGAATGGAGCTTTCATGGGGTATAGCCGTGGCATTTGTTGCCGGAGTTATTTGCTCCTATGGCGCAGGCTTTGTAGGGATGAAACTTGCGGTGAAAGGCAATGTCCGTACTGCAAACGCAGCCCTGACAAGTTTCTCAAAATGTTTAAGAGTCTCCTTTGATGCCGGTGCTGTTTCAGGAATGTTCACCGTTGGTTTTGGTCTTCTTGGAGCAACTATTATTTTCGTGTTGTTCAAACAGGATGCAATGAAAGTCTTAATCGGTTTTGGTTTTGGCGGTTCGCTTGCAGCGCTCTTTATGAGAGTCGGCGGCGGTATCTATACTAAAGCGGCTGATGTAGGGGCTGACTTGGTCGGTAAAGTTGAAGCTGGTATTCCGGAAGATGATCCGAGAAATGCCGCAACTATTGCCGATAATGTCGGTGATAACGTCGGGGATTGTGCCGGTATGGCTGCAGATATGTTTGAATCCTATGAAGTTACTCTTGTCGCCGCAATTATTCTTGCAGCGTCGTTAGGAGGGGATAAAGCATTACCCTTTATCATGTTTGCCCTTCTTATAAGAGCATTAGGTGTATTTACTTCAATTATAGGAACCTGGTTTGTTAGAGGAAATGATAAAGCAAAAGTTTTTGATCCGATGAAACCGATCATTATAGGTTACTGTGTATCCGCAGCTTTATCGATAATGGGCTTCTTTGCTCTTTCTCATAAAATGTTCTATGACGGCGGAGCCAGCTGGCTTTGGGTTAAATTGGCGCTTATTACCTCAATAGGTATTTTGCTGGCGGTAGCCACTCTTATCCTTACGAATATATTTACTCATCCGGATAAGAGAGCAGTTACCGAAACGGCAATTGCGACAAAAACCGGGCCGGCCACTCTTATACTTAACGGGCTTGCGGAAGGGATGGAATCGTCTGTATGGGCAATAGTTCTGATTTGCGGTACCATTGTCAGCTCTTTAGTTATTTTTAAAGGTGATCCCGGCATGGCCGCTTTCGGTGTTGCGCTTTCCGGACTCGGGCTTCTTGCTACCACAGGGTTTGTACTTGCCATGGATACTTTTGGTCCTATCACTGACAATGCGCACGGTATATTTGAAATGTCAAAGATAAAGGCAACTAAAGCTTCTGAAACACTTGCATGGATGGATGCTATCGGGAATACAACAAAAGCTCTCACAAAAGGTCTTGCAATAGCGACAGCGGTGATAGCTGCGACTGCTCTTTTCAGATCTTACATTGATGAGGCCAAACTTGTAGCGACAGGTATTCAGATTAATATTCCGGAGATATTTGTAGGTTTAATGATCGGAGCTGCGGTACCTATGTTATTCTCTTCTTTTATGTTAAAAGCAGTCGGAAGAGCAGCTTTCTTAGTCGTTCAGGAAGTCAGAAGGCAGTTTAAAATGCATCCCGGGATTATGAAAGGTAAAGAGTTGCCGGAATACGGTCCTTGTGTTGCTATTGTTACTGAAGCCGCGCAAAGAGAGCTTGTGGGACCCGGAATTCTTGCGGTAGCTACTCCGGTTCTGGTTGCTTATACTTTAGGTGTCGGCGCTCTTGGCGGATATCTTGTGGGAACCATTGTAATGGGACAGCTGCTGGCTGTGTTTATGTCTAATACCGGCGGGCTCTGGGACAATGCGAAAAAGAAAATTGAAGACGGTTTTATGGGCGGAAAGGGAACTGATTCTCATAAAGCAGCAGTTATAGGAGATACAGTCGGAGACCCGTTTAAGGATACAGCAGGTCCGGCAATTAATCCTATGATTAAAGTTATGAATCTTGTAGCTATTATTCTGGCTCCTATAGCTCCGGCAGCGGTAATTTCCATGAGTGATGCAGATTTTGGAAAAAAAGTTATTATTGCTCTGGTATGTTTAGCAGCTCTTGGTTATGCGTTTGTTGCAAACAGGCGCGGTTCGCTGCTTAACAAAGAAGTAGCCTCAGCAGGAAAAAAATCTAAATCGAAAAAGAAATAA
- a CDS encoding transketolase, translating to MYQGKNETPDIKKLEERTVNIRRSILIALNAAGSGHPGGSLSMVEFLTALYFAELRHDPKNPKWEKRDRVFLSKGHAVPGLYSVLAEAGYFPKEELITLRKLHSLLQGHPHSAKTPGIEISAGSLGQGLGAANGAALGLRLDGSDSRVFCILGDGELQEGSVWEAIMTSAHRKLDNIVAWVDYNNLQIDGTVEEVKGLAPLAEKFKAFNWHVIEIDGHSIEAHLKAFKEARVTKGKPTVIIAKTVKGKGVCFMENKVEWHGVAPNNEQLEAALKDLCVVNGPSKQQVENAEA from the coding sequence ATGTATCAGGGTAAAAATGAAACACCGGATATAAAAAAACTTGAAGAACGCACGGTAAATATAAGAAGGAGTATTCTTATTGCTTTAAATGCGGCCGGGTCGGGTCATCCAGGCGGTTCTCTTTCAATGGTGGAGTTTCTTACGGCACTTTATTTTGCCGAACTAAGACACGATCCTAAAAATCCTAAATGGGAAAAGAGGGATAGAGTTTTTCTTTCTAAAGGGCATGCTGTACCCGGACTTTATTCCGTACTTGCAGAAGCTGGATATTTTCCTAAAGAAGAGTTAATAACGCTTAGAAAACTTCACAGCCTTCTTCAAGGACATCCTCACAGTGCAAAAACACCCGGTATAGAGATTTCTGCGGGATCCCTGGGGCAGGGGCTTGGAGCAGCCAACGGTGCGGCTTTAGGGCTCAGACTTGACGGAAGTGATTCCAGAGTGTTTTGTATTCTGGGGGACGGTGAACTTCAGGAGGGCTCTGTTTGGGAAGCGATAATGACTTCGGCGCATAGAAAACTTGACAATATTGTTGCCTGGGTGGATTATAATAATTTACAAATAGACGGGACAGTGGAAGAAGTAAAAGGATTGGCGCCGCTTGCTGAAAAATTTAAAGCGTTTAACTGGCATGTTATAGAGATAGACGGACATTCTATAGAAGCCCATTTGAAGGCGTTTAAAGAAGCTAGAGTAACTAAAGGTAAGCCGACCGTAATTATCGCAAAAACAGTAAAAGGTAAAGGGGTCTGCTTTATGGAAAATAAAGTAGAATGGCACGGAGTTGCTCCAAACAACGAACAACTCGAAGCAGCTCTAAAAGATCTTTGCGTGGTAAATGGGCCGTCAAAACAACAAGTTGAAAATGCAGAAGCTTAA
- a CDS encoding pantetheine-phosphate adenylyltransferase — translation MKTKAIYPGSFDPITFGHLDLLKRSRKLFDDLTIAVVVNPHKKALFTIDERVKMIKQATKGYGDIKVDKFDGLLVSYAKKVKANVIIRGLRAIADFEYEFQMALVNRSLNNQLDMVYMMPSVEYTYLSSSIVREVSSLGGDVSKFVPPFIVDRLKEKLKNA, via the coding sequence ATGAAAACAAAAGCAATCTATCCCGGAAGTTTTGATCCTATTACTTTTGGACATCTTGATCTTTTAAAAAGAAGCCGTAAACTGTTTGATGATCTCACTATTGCTGTGGTTGTTAATCCTCATAAAAAAGCTCTTTTCACTATAGACGAAAGAGTTAAAATGATCAAACAGGCAACGAAAGGATATGGTGATATTAAAGTTGATAAGTTTGATGGACTTTTGGTGAGCTACGCAAAGAAAGTAAAGGCAAATGTTATAATCAGAGGTCTTCGCGCTATTGCAGATTTTGAATATGAATTTCAAATGGCTTTAGTTAATAGATCTCTTAATAATCAGCTTGACATGGTCTATATGATGCCGTCCGTTGAATATACTTACTTGAGTTCAAGTATAGTCAGGGAAGTATCATCTTTAGGTGGAGATGTCTCCAAGTTTGTACCTCCATTTATTGTTGACAGATTGAAGGAAAAACTGAAAAATGCTTAA
- a CDS encoding 16S rRNA (guanine(966)-N(2))-methyltransferase RsmD, translating to MRVIGGIARSRKVKMNNNLTIRPISDRVKQSLFEILKYDISDSVFLDLFAGSGSVGIEALSRGAREAVFVDSNEKCAGLIRENLRILGFISAEVINSDASRALDVLSKKGKKFLLVFLDPPYELGLIKNILKKLETSDILNENSVVIVKRHKKEILDTNFNLIKERFYGDTVLSFLKRKS from the coding sequence ATGAGAGTAATCGGCGGTATTGCAAGAAGCAGAAAAGTAAAGATGAACAACAATCTTACTATTCGCCCTATAAGTGACAGGGTTAAGCAATCCTTATTTGAAATATTGAAGTATGATATAAGTGATTCAGTATTTTTAGATTTATTTGCCGGAAGCGGGAGTGTTGGTATTGAGGCTCTAAGCCGGGGGGCAAGAGAAGCGGTTTTTGTAGACAGTAATGAAAAATGTGCCGGATTAATCAGGGAAAATCTTAGAATATTAGGCTTTATTTCAGCGGAAGTGATTAACTCTGATGCTTCCAGAGCCTTAGATGTTCTTTCTAAAAAAGGAAAAAAATTTCTTCTGGTATTTCTTGATCCGCCTTATGAACTCGGTCTTATTAAAAACATATTGAAAAAGCTGGAAACAAGTGATATTCTAAATGAAAATAGTGTGGTGATCGTAAAACGCCATAAGAAAGAAATACTGGATACAAATTTTAATCTTATAAAAGAACGTTTTTACGGCGACACCGTACTTTCGTTCTTAAAAAGAAAAAGCTAG
- a CDS encoding ATP-dependent DNA helicase RecG — MTDEELRYIKGVGPVKASSLKRIGVKSVKDLLFFFPRWHVHKSRITPVSSIESGGKYFIKGRISGLEELRKPGRNILKVLIEDESGGTLTWIWYNRPYMKPALLAGRRVVIWDTVENTRWGKQITASNDSFEFIEEFENKAIAEGEILSFYKTTKILTNVFFREVMAELIKNNLVDIHEILSPELTSKRDLYIIKEAVLNIHFPKNLCDLEKARQRLVFNELLILQLFLAKRKKYFGKKVKNRNYIINPSIIEKIISKIGFTLTGAQVRVLEDIRKDLLKKSPMNRLLQGDVGSGKTIVALLALIPVLENNYQAAVMAPTEILAEQHYATFKKIFSLTGYDKSILLLTSKITAKVRRESLAAIADGKVSLVIGTHALLQEDVAFKNLGFVVIDERHKFGVFQRLALEAKGVFPDALMMTATPFPRALVLTLYGDTDLSVIDELPPGRQPIYTKWQPEKKRQEVYGFISQRLKAGEQVYIVYPLVEESSKSLLKAAEQEALQLQNIVFKDYKVGLIHGRMSSEEKEAVMNDFKSKKINILVSTTVIEVGIDVSNATIMLIEHAERFGLAQLHQLRGRVGRGTARSYCYLMTGWLQSSDSFKRMRIMEQINDGFKIAEADLDIRGPGELFGANQHGELDLKLINLEKDRELLEMAREEAHNIIEQDPDFKKQENIKLGVFFKERFSKDLEMITIS, encoded by the coding sequence ATGACAGATGAAGAATTACGCTACATAAAAGGTGTCGGACCGGTAAAAGCCTCATCATTGAAAAGAATAGGTGTAAAATCTGTTAAAGACCTTCTGTTTTTTTTCCCCCGTTGGCACGTTCATAAAAGCAGGATTACTCCTGTTTCTTCCATAGAAAGCGGCGGAAAATATTTTATTAAAGGTAGAATTTCAGGATTAGAAGAACTTCGAAAACCCGGAAGAAATATTCTAAAAGTGCTGATAGAAGATGAAAGCGGCGGGACTCTAACCTGGATTTGGTACAATAGACCTTATATGAAACCTGCTTTGCTGGCCGGCAGAAGAGTTGTAATTTGGGATACAGTTGAGAATACAAGATGGGGAAAACAAATCACTGCTTCAAATGATTCTTTTGAATTTATTGAAGAATTTGAGAATAAAGCAATAGCAGAAGGGGAAATTCTGTCTTTTTATAAGACTACGAAAATCCTCACAAATGTGTTTTTTCGGGAGGTAATGGCAGAACTTATAAAAAATAATCTTGTGGATATCCATGAGATATTATCCCCGGAATTAACATCAAAACGGGACCTGTATATAATAAAAGAAGCTGTACTGAATATTCATTTTCCGAAGAATTTGTGCGATTTGGAAAAAGCCCGGCAGCGGCTGGTTTTTAATGAACTTTTGATACTTCAGCTTTTTCTGGCAAAACGGAAGAAATATTTTGGGAAAAAAGTAAAGAACAGAAATTATATCATAAATCCGTCAATTATTGAAAAGATAATAAGTAAAATAGGATTTACTCTTACCGGAGCTCAAGTAAGAGTTCTTGAGGATATCAGAAAGGATCTCCTGAAGAAATCCCCTATGAATCGTCTCCTTCAAGGAGACGTAGGTTCGGGAAAGACTATTGTAGCACTTCTTGCTCTTATCCCTGTTCTGGAAAATAATTATCAGGCAGCGGTCATGGCGCCAACGGAAATATTAGCCGAACAGCATTATGCGACTTTTAAAAAAATATTTTCATTAACCGGATATGACAAATCAATTTTACTTTTAACAAGTAAGATTACAGCAAAAGTAAGGAGAGAGTCACTGGCTGCGATAGCCGACGGAAAGGTGTCCCTGGTGATAGGGACTCATGCTTTACTGCAAGAGGATGTTGCTTTTAAGAATCTGGGTTTTGTTGTAATTGATGAGAGACATAAATTTGGAGTGTTTCAACGCCTGGCACTTGAAGCAAAGGGGGTGTTTCCTGATGCGCTTATGATGACTGCAACACCTTTTCCGAGAGCTCTTGTTCTTACTCTTTATGGGGATACGGATTTGTCTGTAATTGATGAGTTACCGCCGGGGCGTCAGCCTATCTATACGAAATGGCAACCGGAAAAGAAAAGACAGGAAGTATATGGTTTTATCTCTCAAAGGTTGAAAGCAGGTGAACAGGTTTATATCGTATATCCGTTGGTGGAAGAGTCTTCAAAATCTCTTTTAAAAGCGGCGGAGCAGGAAGCCCTGCAATTGCAGAATATCGTATTTAAGGATTATAAGGTCGGACTTATTCATGGCAGGATGTCTTCTGAAGAGAAAGAAGCTGTAATGAATGATTTTAAGTCGAAGAAAATAAATATTCTGGTCTCTACGACTGTCATAGAAGTCGGTATTGATGTTTCTAATGCCACAATTATGCTTATTGAACATGCTGAGAGGTTTGGGCTGGCTCAGCTTCATCAGCTTAGGGGACGGGTGGGAAGGGGTACTGCAAGATCTTATTGTTATCTTATGACGGGCTGGCTTCAATCTTCTGATTCTTTTAAACGTATGCGGATAATGGAGCAAATAAATGATGGTTTTAAAATTGCTGAAGCGGATCTTGATATCAGGGGACCCGGCGAACTATTCGGAGCTAATCAGCATGGAGAATTAGATCTAAAGCTTATTAATTTGGAAAAAGACAGGGAGCTCCTTGAAATGGCAAGGGAAGAAGCACATAATATCATAGAACAGGATCCGGATTTTAAGAAACAAGAAAATATTAAGCTGGGAGTATTTTTTAAAGAAAGATTTTCAAAGGATCTGGAGATGATTACCATCAGTTAA
- a CDS encoding reactive intermediate/imine deaminase — translation MSKEIISTDKAPKALGPYSQAVKVGNLVFFSGQIPLDPATGIKIAGGIEAQTKRVMDSLKSVAEAAGGSMDKIVKTTIYLKDLNDFKFVNLVYEKYFTVNYPARVTVGISDLPKGVDLEIDAIMSLE, via the coding sequence ATGTCAAAAGAGATAATAAGTACAGATAAAGCTCCAAAAGCGTTAGGTCCGTATTCTCAAGCCGTAAAAGTTGGTAATTTAGTATTCTTTTCCGGACAAATCCCTCTTGATCCTGCAACCGGTATCAAGATTGCCGGAGGTATTGAAGCTCAGACCAAGCGTGTAATGGATAGTTTAAAATCTGTAGCTGAGGCAGCCGGTGGTTCGATGGATAAGATAGTAAAAACTACTATATATTTAAAGGATCTTAATGATTTTAAATTTGTTAATCTGGTCTACGAGAAGTATTTCACTGTAAACTATCCTGCAAGGGTAACAGTCGGGATATCTGATCTGCCTAAAGGAGTGGATTTGGAAATTGACGCAATTATGTCATTGGAATAA